One Malus domestica chromosome 11, GDT2T_hap1 genomic region harbors:
- the LOC103448551 gene encoding large ribosomal subunit protein uL24c-like: protein MAAMAALQSSMTSLSLSSNSFLGQRLFPPTLYSVPPKLTAKPCLIVVKLKRWERKECKPNSLPVLHKMHVKVGDTVKVISGHDKGKTGEVTKIFKHNSTVIVKEINLKTKHMKSREEGEPGQILKVEGAIHSSNVMLFSKEKNVASRVGHKILENGQRVRYLIKTGEIIDNAENWKKLKEEKKKTEEAVTAA, encoded by the exons ATGGCAGCCATGGCTGCACTTCAGAGCTCCAtgacctctctttctctctcctctaacTCCTTCCTCGGCCAACGCCTCTTTCCCCCAACCCTGTACTCTGTCCCG CCCAAATTAACAGCAAAGCCTTGTCTCATTGTAGTGAAG CTCAAAAGATGGGAGCGGAAGGAATGCAAGCCAAACAGCCTTCCAGTTTTACACAAAATGCATGTTAAGGTTGGGGACACAGTGAAAGTCATATCTGGACATGACAAGGGTAAAACTGGAGAGGTGACAAAGATCTTTAAGCACAACAGCACCGTGATAGTCAAGGAGATAAACTTGAAGACAAAGCATATGAAGAGCAGGGAAGAGGGTGAACCAGGACAGATACTTaag GTAGAAGGAGCCATACACAGCTCGAATGTGATGCTTTTCTCGAAAGAAAAGAATGTAGCAAGTCGGGTGGGTCATAAAATCCTGGAAAATGGACAACGAGTTCGCTACCTCATCAAAACTGGTGAAATAATAGACAATGCAGAGAACTGGAAGAAattgaaggaagaaaaaaagaaaactgaaGAAGCCGTCACTGCTGCATAA